In a genomic window of Virgibacillus sp. SK37:
- a CDS encoding F0F1 ATP synthase subunit delta codes for MSEAVVAKRYADALFQIGNEKTTIKQFGEDLLVVKEVFETNEALYTFLKHPRVNNEKKKQFLAEVFQGLHTDVVNTLKILVERHRIEITSSIIDHFIQLVNDAKGSAAATVYSVRELSDAERKELEVSFAKRFNKQEIQLENVVDSSLIGGMKIRMGNTIYDGSVSGKLKRIEREIVTANK; via the coding sequence ATGAGTGAAGCAGTAGTTGCCAAACGATATGCAGATGCTCTTTTCCAAATCGGAAATGAAAAGACTACAATAAAGCAGTTTGGAGAAGATCTGCTTGTAGTAAAAGAAGTATTTGAAACAAATGAAGCGTTATATACATTCCTGAAGCATCCTCGTGTTAATAATGAGAAAAAGAAACAATTCCTTGCAGAAGTGTTTCAAGGTCTTCATACGGATGTCGTTAATACATTAAAGATACTTGTAGAACGTCATCGAATTGAGATCACTTCATCCATTATTGATCATTTTATCCAATTAGTGAATGATGCAAAAGGAAGTGCAGCAGCAACTGTATACTCGGTTCGTGAACTATCAGATGCGGAGCGCAAAGAACTGGAAGTTTCTTTTGCTAAGCGATTTAATAAGCAAGAGATCCAGCTTGAAAATGTGGTTGATTCTTCCCTTATCGGTGGGATGAAAATTCGTATGGGTAACACTATTTATGATGGTTCCGTTAGTGGAAAACTAAAAAGAATCGAGCGGGAAATTGTTACTGCAAACAAATGA